The genomic region GGAAAAGGATTTTAGAAACTTTTCCGGCATGGGGCTCTTTAGTATCAGAGAAAGGCTGAAATCGGTAGGCGGTCAGTTCAGTATCGTCTCCGCGCCGGACGAAGGGACTATAGTCAGCATTGTGGCCCCGATTTCCGTCGAGCATGCGGTGCTGACTTCTCCAAAAGAAGACGATACGAGGATGGAGTCTATTATCAAAAGCCGTCTGGATCACGTTATAGACATACATGGCGGTAGACGTGCATTTTAATTTATTCATATGTATATATAGTTATGATATTTTAAAGGATTTGCCCAATCACTTTCACGTTTTGTTCAATATACATATATTAGTTCCTGCATTTATAATTTTTATTGTAATTAAGGATAGGCGTTTATGAATTATATAAAATTGTTTTAATTTTAGCCGGCATAATTCGGAGAATATATACAAATTTTAGACGTCTTGTATATATGTTCGATTGCGGCTTTTGCATCAGGCGTTGCCTGCTGATGCGACTGTTGTTTTATTGTCAAAAATAAGTGCTTGCGCGATGCAGTGCGCGCAGAGGCGAAGTCAGGAGGAGTAATTGCAATGAAAGAGGAGCTTTTTGATGAAATTATGGAGGCTGTCATAGACGGGGAGAAAAGCAAAGTTGTATCCCTTGTCAACAAGGCGGTCGCGGAAGGAATCGGTGCCGGAGAAATATTGAATAAGGCGCTTATCGCCGGCATGAACGAGGTGGGGGTACTCTTCAAAGAGGGAGAAATGTTTGTCCCGGAGGTGCTTGTGGCTTCCAACGCGTTGCAGGCCGGTATAGACATAATTAAGCCGCAGCTTGTGGCCGATGATGTTAAATCCATCGGGAGGATTGTCACGGTGACCGTAGAGGGGGATTTGCACGATATCGGGATAAAACTATGCGGGCTTATGCTTGAAGGCGCCGGTTTTGAAGTTATCAACATAGGCGTGGACCGCCCGGCCAGAGAGATCGTAGACAAGATTAAGGAATTTGAGCCGGCGATTATAGGGATGTCCGCTATGCTGACTACGACGATGGCGAATATGAAAGAGGTCATCGACATACTCAAAGAAGAAGGGCTTTACGACAAGGTCAAAGTTATGATAGGAGGCGCCCCTACATCGCCGTCCTTTGCGGAAAAGATAGACGCAAACTATTCCGCCGACGCCAGCGAATGCGTCAGCGTGGCCAAAAAACTTGTGGGTGCGGTCTGAATGCCGTCAAATTTTTGAGACTGATAAAAAAGAATGTTGAGGGAGAGTAACTATGTCTAAATTCCGGAGAGCGAACAAAGAAGTTGAAAAAAAGATATACGAGGGAAAACTCTACCGTCCTTTGACGGAGGAGCAAATGCAGATGATCCACGAAGCATCCCTTAAGATATTCGAGGAGATAGGCGTATGTATTAAATACGCGCCGGCGCGCGAATACTGGAGGAAGGCCGGTGCGGTCGTGGACGATGTAACGGGAGTCTGCAAGGTTGGCCGCGAGATAGTCGAGGAGTGTATCAAGCGCGCCCCCGGTGAATTTACGCAATACGGGCGCGTAGCGAAGAATAATGTCCAACAGGGGCCATACCGTTTCTATGGAGGTCCGTCGGCTGAGGCCGTAGGAGTTTGGGATTTTGAGACTGGCGAACACCGAGCCCCTAACATCTATGACCTGGCCGCCGGGATTCGCCTCTGCGACGCCCTAGAGAACTGCGACCTGATTCAAAGTTGCTGCTTTCCGAGCGAATTGAGCAAGGACGCTCCGGATCTCAACAGATACTTCATAATGACGAAGAACAGCTCAAAACATATCTGTACCGGGCCTTACCATCCTGGAAGCGTTCCCAAACTTTATAAAATGGCTAATATTATCCTCGGCAAAGAAGACGCATTTAGAGAACGGCCTTTTATCACACTGGTCTGTGGTGTTATCAGCCCGTTTATAATGGATGCGAAGTGGACGGAAACTCTCCTTCTGGGAATCGACTATGGGTTTCCAATCGCCTCGCCGACGGCCTCTACTGTCGGCACGACATGCCCTGGCACGCTCGCAGCGCAGCTTGTGCTTAGCAACGTTGAGGCGCTCATGACGGTGATAACAACGCAGCTTAAAAAGCCCGGCCATCCATGTTTTTATTCCGCGGTCCCGATGACAGTTGACCACAGGGATGGGGCTTTCTGTTTCGCTTCTGTCGAAGGCTGGATGCAGAACTGCGCAATCAACCAATTGGCGCAGTGGTACGATATACCGAATTATTCGATTTGCGGTATGTGCGATTCAAAAGTCATGGATACGCAGCTTGGCATAGAGATGGGCATGGGGATAGTACTGGGTGCGATGTCAGGTTCAAACAACATGCACGGCTCGTTCGGGTTGCTCGAAGGCGGACTTACTCTTTGTCTCGAGAATTTTGTAGTCGCAAATGAGGTTGTTGGCATGTCGAAACGTGTCCTCCAGGGGATAGAGGTCGACGCAGAGCGCCTTGCCCTTGATTCCTTCCGTAATGTCGGCATTGGCGGCGTATTTCTTGACGACCCGCTCACGACGAAATACACGAGAAGCGAATTCTATTATCCAAAACTTGCTGACAGGAAAACTTTCGCGTCGTGGGATGCTGCCGGACGTCCGGCCTATAACGAAAAAGCGAGGAAGATGACTATGGATATTCTCATGAACCATAAGACCGACCAGATCGACCCAGAGGCTGAAGCGGAGATTCGCGCTATGTTCCCAGAGATACTGCCGGATGCGGGTAAAACATGGCTTGAAAAATAAGCGATATTTGCGTTGCGCGTCGTGATGACGTCCTTATATCGAACCAACACGGCGCGCCTGCTTTTTTAACGCAATATGTGCACTATTTTTTAGTTGGAAGGAGTGTTGTAAATGCAAGAAAACAAAGAAGATAATGTAGTCTTTTATGGTTCTATAGCCCTAACTCTCGTGCTCGTCGTATTTGGCCTGCTAAATAATGAACTTTTCGGTCGCACAATGACATATACTTTTGACTGGATATGTAAGTATTTTAACTGGTAGAGAGTATAACAAATTCTGTGTAAACTCCATAGAGAAGAAAGCAAGCCTCCTGGATTGGTGTTAAGATAAATTCAATCCAGGAGGATATTTTTATGGCAAGACAGAGAAAACTGACACCGGAAAGAAAAGCGCTTATTCAGAGTCTCCTTTCCCACTACAAACCGGAAGACGCCCAGGACGTACAGGCTATGCTGAGGGATCTTCTCGGAGATACGATCCAGCAGATGCTGGAAGCCGAGATGGATGACCATCTCGGTTACAGCAAATATGACTACAAGAACAAGCATACAGATGACAGCCGCAACGGCTACAGCCCTAAAACAGTCACCTCTTCGGCCGGAGATATCCCGATCGACGTCCCCAGAGACCGCAAGGGTGACTTCGAACCGCAGTCAGTCAAAAAGAACCAGACCGATATCTCAAATATAGAGGATCAGGTCCTGTCCATGTATGCAAAAGGCATGACGACCCGGGATATCTCGGCTCACCTGCAGTCTATCTACGGTGTGGATGCCTCTGCTGAAATGATTTCGCGAATGACGGATCGAATTCTGCCGATTGCCAAAGAATGGCAGAACCGGCCGCTGGCCAAAAAGTATGCAGTCGTCTTTATGGACGCCGTGCATTTCAATGTGAGGCAGGACGGCCGAACCGTCAAGAAAGCCGTTTATGTTGCTATTGGGACAAGACTGGACGGGCATCGTGAAGTCCTTGGCCTGTGGGTCGGCGGAAATGAGAGCGCCAAGTACTGGGTCGGTGTCCTTAACGAG from Synergistes jonesii harbors:
- a CDS encoding cobalamin B12-binding domain-containing protein, with the protein product MKEELFDEIMEAVIDGEKSKVVSLVNKAVAEGIGAGEILNKALIAGMNEVGVLFKEGEMFVPEVLVASNALQAGIDIIKPQLVADDVKSIGRIVTVTVEGDLHDIGIKLCGLMLEGAGFEVINIGVDRPAREIVDKIKEFEPAIIGMSAMLTTTMANMKEVIDILKEEGLYDKVKVMIGGAPTSPSFAEKIDANYSADASECVSVAKKLVGAV
- a CDS encoding trimethylamine methyltransferase family protein, producing MSKFRRANKEVEKKIYEGKLYRPLTEEQMQMIHEASLKIFEEIGVCIKYAPAREYWRKAGAVVDDVTGVCKVGREIVEECIKRAPGEFTQYGRVAKNNVQQGPYRFYGGPSAEAVGVWDFETGEHRAPNIYDLAAGIRLCDALENCDLIQSCCFPSELSKDAPDLNRYFIMTKNSSKHICTGPYHPGSVPKLYKMANIILGKEDAFRERPFITLVCGVISPFIMDAKWTETLLLGIDYGFPIASPTASTVGTTCPGTLAAQLVLSNVEALMTVITTQLKKPGHPCFYSAVPMTVDHRDGAFCFASVEGWMQNCAINQLAQWYDIPNYSICGMCDSKVMDTQLGIEMGMGIVLGAMSGSNNMHGSFGLLEGGLTLCLENFVVANEVVGMSKRVLQGIEVDAERLALDSFRNVGIGGVFLDDPLTTKYTRSEFYYPKLADRKTFASWDAAGRPAYNEKARKMTMDILMNHKTDQIDPEAEAEIRAMFPEILPDAGKTWLEK
- a CDS encoding IS256 family transposase codes for the protein MARQRKLTPERKALIQSLLSHYKPEDAQDVQAMLRDLLGDTIQQMLEAEMDDHLGYSKYDYKNKHTDDSRNGYSPKTVTSSAGDIPIDVPRDRKGDFEPQSVKKNQTDISNIEDQVLSMYAKGMTTRDISAHLQSIYGVDASAEMISRMTDRILPIAKEWQNRPLAKKYAVVFMDAVHFNVRQDGRTVKKAVYVAIGTRLDGHREVLGLWVGGNESAKYWVGVLNEIRNRGTEDIFIISVDGLTGFADAISAVYPKAEVQRCIVHQIRYTTKFVSYKDIKAFMNDLKGVYQAPTL